In Camelus dromedarius isolate mCamDro1 chromosome 4, mCamDro1.pat, whole genome shotgun sequence, the following are encoded in one genomic region:
- the CATIP gene encoding ciliogenesis-associated TTC17-interacting protein isoform X1 → MSSKVQSKGGKRAEVWGVGGALERGGDLLPHNPPRGGPEGFCSWDACPTLSFSPGSTISAFSFSIGSKAKGHQPSAQESLAPPEANAEAIHFLNSLRQEELLMLFFSEALVMVSDTGQPQGELTIEVQMGKHKDKFGVMSRCLFVHAFSRGFMDNILCGNSLLGYLSWKLEPMEQHNQEFIKFPILPMERKMSLLKHDDQLAMTRIVKEGEEVKTEVTSFPWHSIAGFVSEAANLVLLRVMASRQTVPSNARFLALDTEGKLCYSTYQALGSQTIQVGHQQVEVFIVEQTVHSEKGIPMSCQFYLLSDGHLAKRIQVGSPGCCMVTKVPILREEDDIEPRPVFEKKPLLWEEDMELYSRFTDRKEELRLSHSSYLRLHPEAQALISDFLLFLLLRQPADVVTFAAEYFGPFAKRHPPTPALRSSNRPSPFRALDLECIDGEEDQAGS, encoded by the exons ATGTCCTCCAAAGTTCAGTCCAAAGGTGGGAAGAGGGCTGaggtgtggggagtggggggtgcGCTGGAAAGAGGAGGTGATCTTCTCCCTCACAATCCACCCAGGGGTGGCCCTGAAGGATTCTGCTCTTGGGACGCCTGCCCCACCTTGTCCTTCTCCCCAGGGTCCACCATCTcagccttttctttctccataGGCTCCAAAGCCAAAGGCCACCAGCCCTCAGCCCAAGAGAGTCTGGCACCCCCAGAGGCCAATGCTGAAGCCATCCACTTCCTCAACTCCCTCC GGCAGGAGGAGCTGCTGATGCTGTTCTTCTCGGAGGCTCTGGTCATGGTCTCGGACACAGGGCAGCCTCAGGGAGAACTGACCATCGAGGTGCAGATGGGGAAACACAAGGACAAATTTGGCGTCATGTCACGCTGCCTCTTTGTGCATGCCTTTAGCCGAGGCTTCATGGACAACATACTCTGTGGAAACTCCCTTCTGG gctaCCTGTCATGGAAACTGGAGCCCATGGAACAACATAATCAGGAGTTCATCAAG TTCCCCATCCTCCCCATGGAACGGAAGATGAGTTTGCTGAAGCACGATGATCAGCTGGCCATGACCAGAATTGTCAAGGAGGGCGAG GAAGTGAAGACTGAAGTGACTTCTTTCCCCTGGCACTCAATTGCGGGCTTCGTCTCCGAGGCTGCCAACCTGGTGTTGCTGAGGGTGATGGCCTCGCGGCAGACGGTGCCCAGCAATGCCCGTTTCCTGGCCTTGGACACAGAGGGCAAACTCTGCTATTCCACTTAT CAAGCCCTAGGCTCCCAGACGATCCAGGTGGGCCATCAGCAGGTGGAAGTGTTCATTGTGGAGCAGACTGTACACTCGGAGAAGGGCATCCCCATGTCCTGCCAGTTCTACCTGCTCTCTGATGG GCACCTGGCCAAGAGGATCCAGGTGGGCTCCCCAGGTTGCTGCATGGTCACTAAGGTGCCCATCTTGAGGGAAGAGG atgATATTGAGCCGCGCCCAGTATTTGAGAAGAAGCCCCTGTTGTGGGAGGAGGACATGGAGCTCTACTCAAGGTTCACGGACCGGAAG GAGGAGCTCCGCCTCAGCCACAGCAGCTATCTGCGGCTCCATCCCGAGGCCCAGGCGCTCATCTCCGACTTcctgctcttcctgctgctgCGCCAGCCGGCCGACGTGGTCACCTTCGCCGCCGAATACTTCGGCCCCTTCGCGAAGCGACACCCGCCAACCCCGGCCTTGCGCTCCTCCAATCGACCCAGCCCCTTCCGCGCGCTGGACCTGGAGTGCATCGATGGCGAGGAGGACCAGGCAGGGAGCTAG
- the CATIP gene encoding ciliogenesis-associated TTC17-interacting protein isoform X2 gives MSSKVQSKGSKAKGHQPSAQESLAPPEANAEAIHFLNSLRQEELLMLFFSEALVMVSDTGQPQGELTIEVQMGKHKDKFGVMSRCLFVHAFSRGFMDNILCGNSLLGYLSWKLEPMEQHNQEFIKFPILPMERKMSLLKHDDQLAMTRIVKEGEEVKTEVTSFPWHSIAGFVSEAANLVLLRVMASRQTVPSNARFLALDTEGKLCYSTYQALGSQTIQVGHQQVEVFIVEQTVHSEKGIPMSCQFYLLSDGHLAKRIQVGSPGCCMVTKVPILREEDDIEPRPVFEKKPLLWEEDMELYSRFTDRKEELRLSHSSYLRLHPEAQALISDFLLFLLLRQPADVVTFAAEYFGPFAKRHPPTPALRSSNRPSPFRALDLECIDGEEDQAGS, from the exons ATGTCCTCCAAAGTTCAGTCCAAAG GCTCCAAAGCCAAAGGCCACCAGCCCTCAGCCCAAGAGAGTCTGGCACCCCCAGAGGCCAATGCTGAAGCCATCCACTTCCTCAACTCCCTCC GGCAGGAGGAGCTGCTGATGCTGTTCTTCTCGGAGGCTCTGGTCATGGTCTCGGACACAGGGCAGCCTCAGGGAGAACTGACCATCGAGGTGCAGATGGGGAAACACAAGGACAAATTTGGCGTCATGTCACGCTGCCTCTTTGTGCATGCCTTTAGCCGAGGCTTCATGGACAACATACTCTGTGGAAACTCCCTTCTGG gctaCCTGTCATGGAAACTGGAGCCCATGGAACAACATAATCAGGAGTTCATCAAG TTCCCCATCCTCCCCATGGAACGGAAGATGAGTTTGCTGAAGCACGATGATCAGCTGGCCATGACCAGAATTGTCAAGGAGGGCGAG GAAGTGAAGACTGAAGTGACTTCTTTCCCCTGGCACTCAATTGCGGGCTTCGTCTCCGAGGCTGCCAACCTGGTGTTGCTGAGGGTGATGGCCTCGCGGCAGACGGTGCCCAGCAATGCCCGTTTCCTGGCCTTGGACACAGAGGGCAAACTCTGCTATTCCACTTAT CAAGCCCTAGGCTCCCAGACGATCCAGGTGGGCCATCAGCAGGTGGAAGTGTTCATTGTGGAGCAGACTGTACACTCGGAGAAGGGCATCCCCATGTCCTGCCAGTTCTACCTGCTCTCTGATGG GCACCTGGCCAAGAGGATCCAGGTGGGCTCCCCAGGTTGCTGCATGGTCACTAAGGTGCCCATCTTGAGGGAAGAGG atgATATTGAGCCGCGCCCAGTATTTGAGAAGAAGCCCCTGTTGTGGGAGGAGGACATGGAGCTCTACTCAAGGTTCACGGACCGGAAG GAGGAGCTCCGCCTCAGCCACAGCAGCTATCTGCGGCTCCATCCCGAGGCCCAGGCGCTCATCTCCGACTTcctgctcttcctgctgctgCGCCAGCCGGCCGACGTGGTCACCTTCGCCGCCGAATACTTCGGCCCCTTCGCGAAGCGACACCCGCCAACCCCGGCCTTGCGCTCCTCCAATCGACCCAGCCCCTTCCGCGCGCTGGACCTGGAGTGCATCGATGGCGAGGAGGACCAGGCAGGGAGCTAG